The nucleotide sequence GCCGGGGAAGGCACTGGCCAGCGCCTTGCCGGCGGCGCACGAGGTGATGCGCTCGCCGGGGGCGACCAGCTCCGGCTTGAGCCGGCCGTCGCCGGTGGGGCCCTTGGAGGAGAAGTACGACACCCCGTAGGTGTGGGGCATGTCCCGGTGGGTGGCGCCGACGGTGATGGCCAGGGCGGCGTTGCCGGGGTCGTTGATCGTCATGGTCAGCCCGACGTTGGTGTGGCGGGCCAGGGCGGTGAGGCTGCCGTAGCCGGTGTTGCCGGCGGCCACCACCACCACCACCCCGGAGCGGACGAGGCGGTCGACCTCGGCGCAGATGGGGCTCTGGCCGCAGGCGAACCACTTGGGGTCGAACTCGTAGCCAAGGCTCAGGTTGACCCCGTGGACCCGCAGCAGCTTGCCGTAGCCGTTGATGTCCTTGCGCACGTACTCCAGCGCCCGGACCACGTTCATGGACCGGCCGTCGCCCCGCTCGTCCAGGACCTTGAGGCTGACCAGCTTGGTCGCCCGGGCGATCCCGGCCAGCATCTCGGGCGGCTTGACCTCGCGGTCCTGGACCTTGGGGGTCTCGGGGCGGGCCGGGTCGAAGACCCGCTCGACCACCTTGAGGTCGGCGCCCCGCGGCATGCGGGCCGGCAGGCCGCCGGCGATGATGCCGGCGACGTGGGTGCCGTGGCCGTACTTGTCGACCAGGGCGCCGCCGAGGGCCGGCTCGCCGCTCATGGTGAAGTCGCGGTGGAGGCCGGCGACCTCCCCCTTGAGGGTGTTGTAGCGGCGGAAGTGGTGGTGGTGCTCGTCGATGCCGGAGTCCAGCACCGCCCAGGTGATGCCGCGGCCGGTGGCGTCGAAGGAGCGCCTGGCCGCGTCCGCCTTGACGGTGGCGCAGGAGAGGTCGATCAGGGGGCGGACCGGGAAGTCGGGCCAGACCCGGTAGATGGCCCGCCGCGCGGGGTCCTCCTGGCGCTGGTCCTCCTCGACCAGGTCCAGCAGCGCCGCCTCGGTCAGCTCGCAGCGGTAGTAGGTGTCGGCCACCCGGTCGGGCTCGGGGGCGCCGGGGAGGGCGTCCCGGTACTGGGCGATGAACTGGTCGGCGGCGCCCTGGAGCCCGTTGCGGTGGCGCAGGTTGAGCTCGACCACCACCGGGATGGGGGCCTCGGGGCTGGGGTCGAAGCCGATCCGCTCCCGCTCGTCGGGGTCCATCAGGGCGTCGGAGACAATCGCCCGCTGGACCAGCGGCTGGTCCCGCCGGCGCGGCTGCTGCGGCGCCGTCGGTTCGGGGTCGGGGGGTGTGCGGGGGGCTCCGCCCCCCGCATCTGTGGGCTCGTCGGGCATGGGTCCT is from Actinomycetota bacterium and encodes:
- a CDS encoding S8 family peptidase, with the translated sequence MPDEPTDAGGGAPRTPPDPEPTAPQQPRRRDQPLVQRAIVSDALMDPDERERIGFDPSPEAPIPVVVELNLRHRNGLQGAADQFIAQYRDALPGAPEPDRVADTYYRCELTEAALLDLVEEDQRQEDPARRAIYRVWPDFPVRPLIDLSCATVKADAARRSFDATGRGITWAVLDSGIDEHHHHFRRYNTLKGEVAGLHRDFTMSGEPALGGALVDKYGHGTHVAGIIAGGLPARMPRGADLKVVERVFDPARPETPKVQDREVKPPEMLAGIARATKLVSLKVLDERGDGRSMNVVRALEYVRKDINGYGKLLRVHGVNLSLGYEFDPKWFACGQSPICAEVDRLVRSGVVVVVAAGNTGYGSLTALARHTNVGLTMTINDPGNAALAITVGATHRDMPHTYGVSYFSSKGPTGDGRLKPELVAPGERITSCAAGKALASAFPGRQPPSPEKTAVYVEDSGTSMAAPHVSGAVANFLSIRREFIGRPDEVKRIFCESATSLGRERYFEGHGLVDLMRAIQSI